One Octopus sinensis linkage group LG11, ASM634580v1, whole genome shotgun sequence genomic window carries:
- the LOC115217547 gene encoding uncharacterized protein C1orf198 homolog codes for MEFEKQVNSYFKANNSLARRIVLEQECIQKMYSDNWEQMTCEERESLYNSFAVPASVLEKYSDVPKTSEYPDSFPRHIVACGEKIVVDYNDCQTWPDEHSGPFSWKTKSQQDLTLLDLEPDQLTKKSERTRKAPPPAKQVFETKTCPWKRENGGIWDSPFLAAERGMDPVFTNNITEPNSNTNSEEEEKNTAIQEDQPLTDTKVIPPSKQPPPLPSTRPPSITRPPSVRPPPPPVPTTVPRKVDYHTVPLADSHPKKAGRKSHRNSRAEIKASTQKNSLNQEAKQNVDHKRDSGKFESQVAAGTHLSINNPAFTSNDEKGVDDPKAATTSLGSKGEWSHFIGEKEASSASSTPTKQLLKEPEPMSISRQVEPIPMKNTSYVVDEEESVAYSCNNEESESLLKTNDQFEKANLNAVNTMESEENDESKRDSNILRSGFDFLDDW; via the exons atgGAGTTCGAGAAGCAAGTTAATTCATATTTCAAAGCAAACAACTCCTTAGCTAGACGGATCGTTTTAGAACAAGAATGTATTCAAAAAATGTATTCAGATAATTGGGAGCAGATGACATGTGAAGAAAGAGAATCTTTATATAATAGTTTCGCCGTACCAGCGTCAGTTTTGGAAAAATATTCTGATGTGCCCAAAACAAGCGAATACCCTGATTCTTTCCCTAGGCATATTGTGGCGTGTGGCGAGAAAATTGTTGTAGACTACAACGAT TGTCAAACTTGGCCTGATGAACATTCTGGACCATTTTCCTGGAAGACAAAG AGCCAGCAAGATTTAACATTACTGGATCTTGAACCGGACCAACTCacaaagaaaagtgaaagaacTAGGAAGGCCCCACCCCCTGCTAAACAGGTATTTGAAACAAAGACTTGTCCTTGGAAAAGAGAGAATGGTGGTATATGGGATTCTCCTTTCCTTGCCGCAGAGCGTGGCATGGACCCTGtatttaccaacaacatcactgAACCCAACTCTAACACTaattcagaagaagaagaaaagaacactGCCATTCAAGAAGATCAACCCCTAACGGATACAAAAGTCATTCCACCCTCAAAGCAACCACCTCCACTTCCTTCAACACGTCCCCCTTCAATTACCAGACCTCCTTCTGTAAGGCCACCTCCACCACCTGTCCCCACCACTGTGCCTAGAAAAGTAGACTACCATACTGTGCCTCTAGCTGATTCACATCCGAAAAAAGCTGGCCGGAAGAGTCATCGCAATTCAAGAGCTGAAATAAAGGCATCAACACAGAAGAACTCTTTAAACCAAGAAGCTAAACAGAATGTTGACCACAAACGAGATTCTGGTAAATTTGAATCTCAAGTTGCTGCTGGTACCCATTTGTCAATTAATAACCCTGCATTTACCAGTAATGATGAGAAGGGCGTTGATGATCCAAAAGCTGCTACTACTTCTTTAGGTTCAAAAGGAGAATGGTCACATTTTATTGGCGAAAAAGAGGCAAGTAGTGCCAGCTCAACACCAACAAAGCAGCTTTTGAAAGAACCAGAGCCAATGTCCATCTCCAGACAAGTAGAACCAATTCCAATGAAGAATACCAGTTATGTTGTTGATGAAGAAGAAAGTGTCGCATATTCCTGCAACAATGAGGAATCAGAATCTTTGCTGAAGACCAATGACCAATTTGAAAAAGCTAATCTGAATGCTGTCAACACTATGGAATCTGAAGAGAATGATGAATCGAAG cGTGATTCCAACATACTTCGTTCTGGATTCGACTTCTTGGATGACTGGTAG